Genomic segment of Salvia hispanica cultivar TCC Black 2014 chromosome 2, UniMelb_Shisp_WGS_1.0, whole genome shotgun sequence:
CTACCTGGCTGTCGCTGATGCTTGTTTGCATTTTTGCTGCCGTAATGGCTCTGCCCCTGCTTCAACTTTGATGACATATGACCACCTTGAAAGGGATATTTTGAGTGTGATTTAGGTGTTATATTAGCATCTGTAATGATGTCGCAATCTGTCAAATTACTTGATATCTTATAAGTCTTAATGTACCTAAACAGGACCTATACAGTGGTCGtgcaaatgaagaaaatgtgaTTTGTATCCATCTCCATACTCTTAATCGTCCGCCCCATTTTTCGTTTTTTGTGTGCGTTTATTCCTTTCGTTGGGACGGGGCTACTGCACTATGGGTTAGCATGTggtaagaaaaattattgttcTGAAATATGTACCAATCTCTAACAATATAGAATGAGAAAAGGAGATGAGGATATCAAAGATGAGGCAAAGAATCAAACTTGGATAATCTTGATAGATATAATAAGCTCTTTGAATACATAGATAGCTATTACATTGACAAGATTTCTATCCAAACACTCTTCTGTTAAGAGGATGAGGCAACATCTCCTCCCTCAAACAGAGAAGCCAACCTATACatttatacaacaattttagCATATTCCAATTCATATGCTTCAAGAATCAAAGGAAATAGAACAAATTATCCATCTCACCACCTCTCCATCATTCTAAGCAAATCATAGCTCAAAAGTTTTGAACCATAATCGTCTCAATCAATCAAATAGTGAAGCCTCAATCTCCAATTTGATCATAAAACCAAATCAAAGCTCATTTCTTGAACCATATATCAATCAACTCAACCCTCTAACTCCTTGTTCAAGATCAAGAATTCTAGGACTAGAAGGATTCACCCTTCTACTGCCACTAAGCAGCCTCTTCAACGACCTCAGCCTCGTTGGGACTGCGGATTTCTGCTCGTCTTCCTCAGACCCACTACTCGTGGAAGCCACTGAAGACGAAGACAACGACGACGGTGATGATGAGCTCGAGGTCTCTGCATTGCCTTGATGGCCCTCTTCAGCACAAGGGCCAAAGGTGCTAACTTGAGTCTCATTCCCCCAAATCAACACATTGGTTGGGAAATTAGGTATCTCAATTGCAACAACAACCGAATCCTCCACCGCCGGAGCTTGAATCACACCCTCCTCAGCATCACCCGTGGCGAAATCCGAGGAGCTCGCCACGGGGTTTCGACAGAGGGGGCAGGTGGAATGCGATTGGAACCACATGTCAATGCAATCAACATGGAATCCATGGTTGCATTTGGGCAAAAGTCTTGCCTTTTCCCCCTCAGAGACTTCACACAGACACACAGCGCATTCCAGCCCCTCTTTGAACTCCTTTGGATCGAACATTGTGATGGGTATGGTTTTGAGGAGGGAAGGGTCCAATCCGCGGCGGAGGGCGGAGGGCGGCGGCGGAGCGTCGTGGGGGAACTCGAGGCGGCGGCGCCGCCTCGTGGCGGTGGCTGTGCTGGTTTCTTGGCGGCGGTACCAGAACCACTTGGCGTAGAGGTGGAGGCAGAAGACGAACACCACGACGAAGAAGAGGAGGACGATCGCCACCACCAGTATCTTCCCTGTCAGCTCTATCACTCCCGTGTCTCCGAATCTGCCGCCGCTTCTCTCCGCCGCGTCGCCCATTTTTCTCAAGAATTGGGCcaagattgaatcttttttGCGATGCGATGAGAGAAATGAAATGGGTTTCTTGaaagattgaatctttttcGTGATGTGATGAGAGAAATGAAATGGGTTTCTTGaaagattgaatctttttGTGAAGTGATTCAAGAACTCAAAAGGGCTCCTTCAAACGGCTGAGGGGAGTGATTCTTGAAATTGAGATGAGCTCTTGAGGTTCAAAGAGGGTGAAAAGGGGGCTAGAATTTGAAGATGAAGTTTGAAAATCCAATTAAgtgaaaaaatgtgatattttgCTACTGGAAAATGTGATCTTTTGAGGAATGTGATTGGATTCTAAATGCATAGAATAAAAAGAAGCTGGCTATGGAAGTAGTGAAGGTGATGAAATGGTGTGAGgcaaagagagagagagagataggcGCCTAGAATAGGGGCCAAAGACCAACTGCAATTTGAAGAATGATTCTAAATTTCCAATTGAAGTGATATAGGAAGAGGATATGTgtattactcctatttactcatattaattttttgaacaatttggtaattagttaagatgatattcttctttttggcatatattttgagaaaataatagtaataaatagttaatgttaaatagaaaataaaataaaagagaaaataaaagtaatatagaagagagcctattctatattattctatctgattttactttatcttcgctttaactatttattactactattgtaagataggtaaaaaaaatgtgtcaatTTTAGATGAGATGGAAGGAGTAATTACTAATTACTAAGTATATGTGAGATGTATGTGGATGATTTGGGATAAGattatggattttttttatccaataatattaaatttacaataaatttatgGGTTTTATCACATGTACATTTATTACttcaaatcaatatattcATATGCACGCAGCACGCATCCCATCATGCGTTCAAAGTGAtaatatagaatatatattgGGGTGCTAGTTTGGTTTTTATTGGTTGAATACAATAAAAtcgagttttatttttattataagggatttaatatcaaataatatcGATTTAATGTTGAGCAGTCGAATACTTAGAGCACCATATAAAATACAGAAAATAGTACTAAAGCTAAGGTTGGCAtaactcaataaataaataaaaaacagaagtgattgaaaaaatatttgtggAGATGTcaattaaagataataaattcgaaataaagttattttcatcaaaatggCAATTTTCCATTATGATGATGAGTCTTGACTTATGCATGGTTCATTAGACATAAATTGAGATTAATTATCTTGTTATTAGTAAAGATCAAGAAGTTTGTTGATAACTAATCTAGCCAAATTTGATAACGATAAGCATTTCCTTTTGGCTTTTGCATTGTTCAACCActcaatttttgaatttgcCAAGATGttgacatatttttaaaaatagaattatttatatcaaaatttaaaatatagataaattattaaatagaacaattaaaaacttattgttataatgtagatggagtataattttattgttatttaaacCTATTGAGTTCGAATTAAACCCATTTTTACCTAACCTATCCTCTTGAAAACTTAATtttgattcaaataattattgatattagacattaaaaaaatgattttgatcATGGTCTCAACATATTCAGCCATTTACCTATCATTTCCCCCataatttaggatttttgGTCAACAAACTTTCCaaaagtttgattttattttctcccaCCGAAAGAAATATTTCTCCTAACTTAGGTAAGGTAGacaaaaaagtcaaaagtGGTGCGTATATatgaattcttgaaatttattaaaccatattaggaCAAAATGATGAATATGAAATGATTTTCCCTCCTAATTAGATATaatcatatcatattttttacttaCTCTTTACTTGATTacgatttgaatttaatatacGTTTAAGTAGCCTAGTCCATAGCCTAATTATTTAAGTTTGAATAGGAACATGCGACAAGATCTGTGATTAATTATGGGACGAATAGATGTGGATAGGATTATAATAGTTAAAAATGATCCacctttcaaattttgaaataggGCTACGGATGGTATACATactaatttagtttaattttttaaattagattgaaatttttaattattatatcaatatcattattcgaattcattatttttcaattaaaaggCCACATTGTGTGTGATCGTgtgttataattgttgtttGGAACAATTATTTGGTTTGAAGCGGTTGTAAAACGAGTGCTGCTCTACGATGGATGAGATTGACAGATAATACcagaatgtgtgtgtgttgatgTTGCACATTTGCTCTTATTTTCTTGTGTATGTTTCGCGTGTTTTATGTTActgtattattttagttataccgtttttttgttatgttgATTTCGCTATTTATATTCTAAAGTGTCTATGTATTGTTGTTAGTTAATAAGTACTGCtggtttaaatttatattgttaatataATAGCCACTTTTTAAAGAGTAATGCCATTATATTAATTGgcacaattaaatttaaataaaaattgatttattgattagttaattagtaaaactatttaatttatctataaaaatattttattacgaCTATTATATCCTACATTGAAGTTAAAAGAAACAttgaatttaatatgaaaatgtaATAAGAAAATCGATCACATATTATGAAATAATACAATGTTGTCACATTGTATAAAGTCAATTTTGTCGACAAGGGTGAAAGCCAGCCCACAAGATGTAATGATTAAATCTTAAGCCATGGTTTTGCGACGATAATTATGACATATTTAGTGTATGTAGTTGGGACAAAATCATAgcattctctttttttttttttttttttttcattttgactCCTAGGTATTGTTCCACTCTACGATTTAACTATAATAAATGTGGCACACCGAAAAAGCTTTCAAATATaacaattttggaaaaaaaaaaaaatcaattatagcccaattcatgaatttactttcaatactagtagtactagtactattaggCAACACTAAAAGTAATGTCGAGTAAAATGTTACTCTTTTCATTCCTATTAATACAAGATTTGTTCAAGTGGTACATGCACTTAATCGACCATATTAGGACCAAACATTTTTAAGGTGCAATTCGATGACTTTTGTTGGTGTTTGAGGATAAACTATAGCAAAATTGTGCTAGTCGTATTCACAACTTTCTTCGATAAAATCTGTATTTACTACTCGATCAAAATTGACTAGTATGatgttcaattttttactTAACATGGCCAATAAAACTCATACTTCAGTTAAACGAATCTTGTTATTGATAATTGACCTTGTCAATTATAATCGAAACGGAATCGAAATCGAAACTATAAaccaaaacttaaaaaattcGGATAAGCATTTATTGTCTTCACGGGACAAGTGACATTAAGCATTAAGCATTAATTAGAGTGTTGGCAATAAGCattattgaagaaattatatttgtaaaaGAATTAATGATGGTATgttggttttaaatttttaatgtttagACAAAATTAATGTGTATCTCTACATGGGACAAGTGACAACCAAATTAAtcgattgatgttgtgttgtaAAGTTTTTTGGCATTATACTTTTTTCACGATTTTTATTCGTATATTATTGTCTTCACCCTCTCAATTTGgacacatataaatataattatgtccaatcaaaaatagtagaaaaatgatttatttgctCCAAACTAGACCCAATTAACCATGTCTCCTAGGTTCAAGCCCAATTTAAAACATTGTGAAAAAAGCCCATTaatttttcagttttaattttaaaagtatacTACATTGCAATAATTCCTTTTTAGTGGGTAGAGTACAAccttatttaataatttttttttacttttgacCTTATAACCTTAAATAAGTTATTCATAGTATTAATTACAAACAaattattgtttatatattttgtgattgtATTTCAATTATGACCAATACTAACAATttcttcataaaaatcaactcgaaagaacaaaaatatatgcataccctataatttgattaaaaaaaccACCAATTCTATCAAgtatagtaaattttttttgataaaatttgcTTAGAGCTTAATATTGGCCaacaatgaagtaatagtGTAGAAACAATCACATAAGTAATAGCAAAAACAATAAGTAAAAACCAACGGGACGTAGCGCAGTTGGCAGCGGAGCTGTGGTGACCTTGAGGTCACGACTTCAAACCCTGCCATCCGCGGAGAGACTTGTAAACCATAATCTTACATgtggttaaaaaaaaaaaaaaaattaagtaaaccATAATCTTAATACGACGTCGTCAAATAAACATAGgtaaatgtaaaagaaaatactaaaattttgtagaaaaaacaaataataaaaatgtaaaaatatattatcattatccACCGGCGGTCTCCCACACCAAAACAATCTGTGTGTGGCTCTCACTTCGCTCCTCCGttttatcacatttcacttCCTTTCTCTATCAATTCTCGAATTCTCTTCCGGATTAATCCGAATTCCACTCTGCTTTTCCGATTTTTGAAGTTATTGCATGGAATTCCATCAACCGGCGGCGATTTGTGGCTGTACCTGAACAGTGAGCTTGGATTCCCGACTTAATGAGCTCCCCATGCCTTTATTAGGTGAATTACCTCGAAAAAACCCCTACTTTATTGTGCTTGTGCAGCTGTGAGGGTTTTGCAATGCTTTTGTTTTGGTGATTCACAACTGTTTGTGTAATTGCCTGAATGAATTTGAAAACGTTGAgtgtttttttgtgttttgtgtCACAGATATTGCTATTTCACAGCCTTGCTCTTGTTTCCTCAACAATATAATTGTTGATTTACAATGCTTTTGTTTTGGTGATTTACAACTGTTTGTGTAATTGCCTGAATGAATTTGAAAAGTGGAATGTTTTTTTGTCTCTGTGTTTGTG
This window contains:
- the LOC125204685 gene encoding RING-H2 finger protein ATL3-like; the protein is MGDAAERSGGRFGDTGVIELTGKILVVAIVLLFFVVVFVFCLHLYAKWFWYRRQETSTATATRRRRRLEFPHDAPPPPSALRRGLDPSLLKTIPITMFDPKEFKEGLECAVCLCEVSEGEKARLLPKCNHGFHVDCIDMWFQSHSTCPLCRNPVASSSDFATGDAEEGVIQAPAVEDSVVVAIEIPNFPTNVLIWGNETQVSTFGPCAEEGHQGNAETSSSSSPSSLSSSSVASTSSGSEEDEQKSAVPTRLRSLKRLLSGSRRVNPSSPRILDLEQGVRGLS